The Nymphaea colorata isolate Beijing-Zhang1983 chromosome 7, ASM883128v2, whole genome shotgun sequence DNA window aaaaaaacatttttttaatggttcATAGAGCAACATTTTAGAAagtaataaataaattttgaatgAAAACAACACTAGTttggaagaaaattaaataaactaagGATAATTGCATGACAGACCCCTCATTTAGGATGAGCAGAGCTATGTAAGCAACTAGTATCGTGAATGCCACAATCAACAAATTCCGGTGAAATAGAAGATCTACGACACACATAGATACACAAAAATGCAATGCACATAAAAACACACATATAAGAACACAGATCAGGCCTTACCAATCCAAGCTCTGCAAGGCTACCCTCTCTGGCAGGGATGGGAAAGCACCTTACTGGAAATATACCTCAAAGTGAAACAGAAAAAGTTAACAAACATCACTTTTAAAAAACCATCAAGtattaggaaaaaaaacacattaaaacatGTATCCAGATGTGCATACCAAAGTAGTGGCTTGTACAAAATAATAACTCATACCTACCACTGCAAAGCTGGCAGCAATAGCTCGAAGACGATCTGGTCTTTCTGGATGGGGATGGGACTTTTGTTCGACCTGCAAATGAATTAAAACCTTCATTCAACCATATGAAGAGATGTACAATTGGAATGAAGAAACTGACATACAGTCTGAATTCATTCAACCATATGAAGAGATGTACAATTGGAATGAAGAAACTGACATACAGTCTGAGTTCCtaattttatttaagaaaatgaaCTGTCTAACAGGAGCTCTTCTACAtcagaaattttgaaatagttaGAAGCAGTAGCAGCACCGACCAACACAAACACTTCATACAATAATTGGATATCAACATGAAATAGCTTCCACTATGGCAATTAAAGGATTTCAGGTTTGAAAATGCCGAAAGCTTATTCAATCTCCAAAATTTTAGACGTGGTACTTCATTAATTAGTGCTAATGTGATTTGTTAGAAATTTGTAGAATCACCAGAATCTACCAGTTGCAAGAAGCgcgaaaaaaaaggagagaaagaaaaaggtgtTGAAAGGCAATAACTCCCAACTTGTTTGGCGGCATGATCTCATTCACTTTATACTAGAACTTAAGTATAAGCAAAGGAATAATAACAGATATTACAATATGCACGACACATCATTTGCAGTATCAAGTCTACGTCCAGAAAGATGAGCCTTAGTATCCTCCCTGAAGTTTTACATAGTTTTCAAACTATGGATAACTTGCCTTTCAAGGGCCAAAATCTGCCTTCAAGATATTTGATATTTCGCTACTTCAATTTAAATCCTCTTGAAAATATATCAGCTATTTGATTCAAGTTCtcacatgaaacaaaaatatatttttcttctaccCAACTAGGAAATGCTAAAGCATATTTGAACTTTGATGATACCTATATCTTAGTTATCAATAGAATGCATCGAGGCACACTGCACCAGCAGAAATGGTGCTTCTCTTCTAcaatttgtaaatataatatGTGAAATTTGgattaaagaagaagattaGTTGTAAGGAAACTCTTTAGCATACCTCTGAATGAAGTAGCATTCTATCATTAAAACCAACTAAGGTGCAATCCTTTGATGGTAGACATTCTATACAAGGTTCTataaaaccataaaaagaatAGCTGAGTACCAAAAACAATCATCTATGTTCCAGTAGAAACTAGAAAGCAAACAAAATAGAAGAGGATTAGAAAGAACGAAagtgaaacatgaaaaacagttcacttaaaagttaaaacaaatgAGTCACGAATTCTAAAAGTTCAACCATATACAACAGGAAAAATATAAAACCAAAACAGTAGCATGTTCCTACGGCATATGCCAATCATTCCACGAGAGGACATTATACTCCAAAGTACCGAGTTTTGAAGTGTAGATATTACAAAAACAGTTATAGCCATAGGAACGGTTCTTTTCCTTCATCACCCGCACACAGATGCTTTTGGCACTAATTTATTAAGGAGCTGCCATTTAGGATTTTCAACGAGTATAGAATATAAACGTTAATTACAGTTTCTGGATAGCaaaccaaacaaacaaacaaaaaaatctcaaaattcaaaaaggACCTCAAAGAAATCTCCTAAAAGTTGGATCACGAACTTCGAACTTTTGTGAAATAATTTTAGCATAAAACAGTCACCATAGCTAATATTTTTCAGGATCCCTTTTGGATTTGTTCTGCAAACACTAAGCTTCTTAGCATGATTACCATATCAAAAGACCAGATTGTGTCTTGTCAGACAGTGTCAGGCCTCCACCAAACAAGGTTCTTTTGGGGGtggggggaggggagagagCACACATACATATGACCCACAAATACATATGACCCATAGTGATCAATCAGCTACATGCAAGCCAGGTTCTGAAATAACCAAAATTTGGATGAACAGAGTTCCGAAATTTCCATCAGCATTTGTAGCAACAACTATTAATTGCCAATGGTCATCAATCACTATCAAGCATTTAGGCAAAAGatgcaaacaaacaaaaaataacctGGAGCAACATTGGTTTGGTTTTTAGGTACGATAGACCCCAGGTTTACAACATTGACATTCTTATTGACAATGTCTGAACTTCTATTTGACTATAATCTATACATCCTACACACTTTCACATGTCTCCAGAGTTAAGCTAGCCTTTGAAAGGGCAAATGGTTGCACACATGCTCCATATACAGTGATCAAGGATTTGGCAAACAATTGAGGACGATGACAAAGACTATGACAATgatgatgataaagaaaatcaTAAGGATGCATACACACCTAGATGTCCAGCGATCGCCTCTGCGTCATCAAGAAAACCTTCTCGAGTAACAGTAGAAGCAAAAGACCCCTTGATAAGGATCTCTGATTCCTGGATTTCCCCGCAGAACTGCAGAACAATAACATTACTAAGGTCGACAATCCACCCAGACGCAATAATCACAGCAAGTTACCCAGTGAACCGACGAACATCCAAGTTTCAGTGAAGAGATACATCGCAATGGAGAACATCGTCAAAGTTCGGCATGGTACAGTTGATGCAGAACCACTTCTCGCTAACAGCATGTTGCAAGTGAGGCTCGTCGTCGTCATCTTCAGGCTGATCTTGTTGATGGTACAAGCTCACCAGATCTTGCAAGGGACCGTCTCCATGTGCTCTTCTCTGTAGCCGTGACTGAGTGGAGACTGCAGTCAAAATGTCGGAGTTGGGATTTTCTCCGGGATGACCATTGACGCTGCCATTTCTCGAGCAAACACCGCAGGCAGCAGTTCCTATCTTTTCTTTACTTATGTCAATTTCTTGTTGTTCAATCTGTTCGAAGATTTTTTCCTGAAATATAATTCTCTGAAGTGTATATTCTTTTGTTAATTCTTCttgatattttatttcttgAGGAATT harbors:
- the LOC116257442 gene encoding histone deacetylase 15-like codes for the protein MKQILKMNIVKMNKEIEIPQEIKYQEELTKEYTLQRIIFQEKIFEQIEQQEIDISKEKIGTAACGVCSRNGSVNGHPGENPNSDILTAVSTQSRLQRRAHGDGPLQDLVSLYHQQDQPEDDDDEPHLQHAVSEKWFCINCTMPNFDDVLHCDFCGEIQESEILIKGSFASTVTREGFLDDAEAIAGHLEPCIECLPSKDCTLVGFNDRMLLHSEVEQKSHPHPERPDRLRAIAASFAVVGIFPVRCFPIPAREGSLAELGLIHSMEHVNAVKATSYMLSRHIFLVLFMYTLAFNVLSLLLCVATTTLDDVALLVV